Proteins from one Pristis pectinata isolate sPriPec2 chromosome 34, sPriPec2.1.pri, whole genome shotgun sequence genomic window:
- the LOC127586133 gene encoding late histone H2B.L4-like, whose protein sequence is MPESGTKVIAKKGAKKAASKSHLKGEKKRRRVRKESYGIYVYKVLKQVHPDTGISSKAMSIMNSFVNDVFDRIACEASRLAHYSRRHTISSREIQTAVRLLVPGELAKHAVSEGTKAVTKYTSSK, encoded by the coding sequence ATGCCCGAGAGTGGGACTAAGGTGATCGCCAAGAAAGGAGCCAAGAAGGCGGCGTCTAAGTCGCACCTGAAGGGCGAGAAGAAGCGGCGCCGGGTGCGCAAGGAGAGCTACGGCATCTACGTGTACAAGGTGCTGAAGCAGGTGCACCCAGACACGGGTATCTCCTCCAAGGCCATGAGCATCATGAACTCCTTCGTCAACGACGTCTTCGACCGGATCGCCTGCGAGGCGTCGCGCCTGGCTCACTACAGCCGGCGCCACACCATCTCGTCGCGGGAGATCCAGACGGCCGTGCGGTTGCTGGTGCCCGGCGAGCTGGCCAAGCACGCCGTGTCCGAGGGCACCAAGGCGGTCACCAAGTACACCAGCTCC